The sequence below is a genomic window from Coffea arabica cultivar ET-39 chromosome 8e, Coffea Arabica ET-39 HiFi, whole genome shotgun sequence.
GAAGTTGTTTGTTTAGATGGAAATTGTACGAAATTAAAATCAGTTATTCTTGTTGTGCCTAATGATACTAATTTGTAATCTTTAGACAGAATAAATGTGCTTCCATCTTTCTGTGTTTCCAAGCAAGCTAAGTTTTTGGTGCACAActtgtttatttgttaaataatGAGTAAATTCCGTTCTTGCCTAAAGATTTTGGAGTATGATCCTTTTATAAGCCATCTGTCAGTCTGGCTTTCTGCATTTGACAAAAGAGCTGTATGATCATAAATTTCTTGTTATATTTTGACTCACTCAACCAGACATCTTAACTTCCATTCATATGATGTTCAATTTGGTATGAAATATTATCTCTCTGAAAGAGGTGGGAGATAATTTCCTCTTTAATAGTTGGAATCTCCTTGCGTATTGCGTGCCATAGTTCCACTCCCCAtgatttttccatcttttcttttctacctTTTCCTTCTGTTATGAATTTCACATCTAACATTTTTCTTTGTAATGCACACATGGAACTACACACCACATTTAATCTGCATCTTAGAAGAGTTTTGCTCTCAGCATTAGTCTTTGTGATCCCTGTGATCACCAAAATGGGAAGGAAAAAAAGGGGAAGCTCAAGATAAAGGATAGATCATGAGTGATAAAGAAAAATCCAAGATAAAGATTACACCTTGAGATGAATAGAGAAAAGTTCAAATGTATTATTTCAAATAGAATGCCTGAATCATTTTTGGTGGTTGCCATGAAACCTCAAACTGATTCTTCATAAAGTGAGATGTTTCTGATCTGCAAGACAATCTCATTTATGTAAATCAAGTAAGTGAACTGGATGTTTCCCAATTATCAAGCACTCTTTTGACATCCTCGGCAATGTTTTCACTTGCCATAATTATTTACTAAAACTTTTTGGTTGGATACATTGAGAATGCGATGTTTCTCAAAAGGTGTTAATTGGCATGATCCTTTAACTTGCGTTGACAAAGCACTGAGTAATATTTTCTCATAATTATTTCTTAACCACCTCCCATATAGAGCATATTTGTGATGTCATACACTGTACTGACTTTTTTGTGAATTCTATGTTTGGTTCAACAGGCTAAATTTATGTATGGGAACAAGTTTACTGCTGAAGAACTGCTGGATATTAAGCTCATGATCCAGAGCAACATGTACAAATATCTTAGCATTTTACTTGATGGACGAGAGCGTTTTGAGGAGGAGGCCTTGTCAAGGACAAAAGAACTAACTTTGAATGAACAGACCACTGAAACAGGTAATGATTCAAGCTATGACAATTCATGTTCCATTTTTTGAACTCCCCATCGACCAACTTTTAATCATGTGCTACAATATTTTCTTCTTCTAGATAACTGGGCTGTTGTGATTTGAGTGAAAATCATTTGTAACTACACTATCCATAAATAGATACTTAGTCTTTGTCTTGCATATTGCTATCAGTGATGAACTTCAAAACATGGGATATTCATAACACGCTCGTGATTATGGGACCTACAAATCTAAATGTAGGGTCTAAGAATTTATACAGTATACGTTTAGTCTAATCCTGGTGATACCTGAAGCTAAATGGTCATCTCAAAGCATAGATTCTCAAGAAAGAAGCTTTTCCAATAAACATAGCAAATAAAGtttccttgctcaaatccatGTGAGAAATCTGCTGCCAGCCAAATTGCTGGTACCAAAGTTCTGTGACAAGCCTTTTATATGAGAGACtgcttgggggggggggggggagggactTCTAAATTTCTTGAAAGAGAAGTTTTCATCTTCTGTAATTGCGtctcctctttttcttcttgaatACAATGCCTTCTACTTTAAAATCTTAACTAGTCCTTCATCCATTTGGAAACTTTTTGATGATAAAACCCATAACTAGTCCACCTAATATATTCTCGGCTTTCCAAGTTGTCCTACCTACTGCTTCTGATGTTTGAGTTTGTACTTCACTCAGGTGATGACATTGACTCCAGTGACAGTAATCAATGTGTGTACTCCCTGAACCCAAGGCTGAAGCACTTTTCTGACTGGCTCCTAGATATAATTGCAACTGGAGATTTGGATGCATTTTTCCCTGCAGCAACACGTGAATATGCTCCATTGGTTGAGGAGGTGTGGCGAGATCCTTCCATACAGGAGTCATACAGAAGGAAAGATGAACTTCACTTCCTTCCAGATGTGGCAGAGTACTTCTTAAGCAGGGTATGGCATTTCCTAAGTTCCAGTGCTTTACTAGTTAGCCACATTTGGTAGCTAAGTGTACATGTTATCCTATATTATCTTAATTTCCTATTGTAAACTTTGCTGTTGTCCATGACTATTTATGTAGTTAGTGTACCAAAGGGTTTTGGATTTTAGGTCTTATACTGGGTTTGGATATGTTcttatttgccaaaaaaaaattttttgtttgattgcatcataaacacgttttccaaccacctttttatgtCACatgcatcacatcacaaaaagtgctacactttttttcaaaaaattatttcaaataatctcctatccaaacacagtCACAATGATTCAtctttttgttgaaatttgaaGGGTGAATCTCTATATGAATCCATCATAGCCTCAACTAGTGTGTTAGTTTACTTTGATAATTCTGATGTTATAAATCATGAACTAAGCACACTGGCCAGTTGTGTGTGTTTGTATCTGTGAGTGTTTTCCAAGTGATATCTGAGAAAGTTGCATAAAGAGAGCATACTACTGTAGCAGCTTGTCCTTTTCAAATGCCATTTTGCTGGAAGTTAGATTGCTTATACAAACATAAATACAGGCATTTCTGCTTTAAAAGAGCTAGTCTTTACTACTTAGTGAAAGGAAATTACTTATTTGGTCTTAGCGGAGGGTGAACTCTTAATCCAATAAAGATGGAGATTTGTTTTATGCAGGACTTGTGTGCCTCAGCTGCTGTATAATACATATATGTTCGTTTTCTTTCTGCATTAATTTCATTGTCTACATAGACTAGTTGTAGGTACAATGTTGCACAAGTAAAACGTTTTAGCTCCACGAGCTTGTATCTGGTTCACAATGTGGAAACTTAGTTGATCGTGATGTGTTCCTTCTCAGGCTGTTGAAGTATCTAGCAATGAATATGAACCCACAGAGCGAGACATCCTCTATGCAGAAGGTGTCACCCAAGGCAATGGCCTTGCTTTTATGGAGTTCTCCCTGGATGAGCGTAGCCCAATGTCAGAAACCTATACAGACAATCTGGATGCTCCACCCCCTCCTCTTACAAGGTGGTTATCTTTCCTGTCTCATTATATTCACATGTATTTCCTTTTATTGGGGAATAAAGCTAATAAGTTGGAGGTTTTGCTGATGAAGTTCTTCACTCTCAAAGTAATGTATTATTACAATAATTGGTCTGGTACATCTCGTAATTGAAAGTTGACTTGGGCAGAGATGCTATACAATATCATCTTTTGGGGGAAAATTCTTACTACCCTTGCATTCGAAAATTCATCCTTTTCCCAAGTTTTCATTTGTTGGGCATTTAGCATCAGAACTTGCATTAAACAATTCTTTTTAGTAAATCCAAAACTTAAGACTCGATGAAATTTCTGTGCCTAATTGTTTAGAGTCAGGCTGGAAATGTAGGTATTTTTCCTTTGACTGTGGTTAGGAATGGGAAAATGTTACTACGTCTTACCACGGGAAAATGTTATTACTTTGATCTCTTAACTGCAATCTTTCTTGTTTATGCAACGAAATGAAGACATAAGAGGCTCAGACACTCTTATCCGCAGACAATGCTATCTTTTTTCATGCATAATTTGGAAATGCTGATATCTGATAGGGGAAAGGGGCAGAATTCTTATGCATTACGGATTGGCAGAATAAAAATGGCAAAATTTTGGGGCAAATGATTTTGACCATCTGTGACACCAAATGTGGTGGagcaattttcttttctttttcttttttcctaggACCGATAAACAGATGCAGTGTACTTAAAATACCTATTTGTGATATTTAATGTTAGCTTTCTGTTTTGCTGTTTAGATACCAGCTTATTAGAGTAAATGCCAAAGGAAtgaatgaaggatgcaaatggGTGGAGATGTTTGAAGATGTTCGTGTAGTTGTTTTCTGTGCTGCTCTTAGTGATTACGATCAAATTTCAGTGGCTCCGGAGCAAGGTGGTAGCGGAGTTCTCCTCCAAAACAAGATGATGCAAAGCAAAGAACTCTTTGAAACAATGATCAGGCACCCTTGTTTCAAAGACACTCCTTTTGTGTTGATTTTAAACAAGTACGACCTTTTCGAGGAAAAGGTCAACAGGGCGCATCTGAGTACCTGTGAGTGGTTTACCGACTTTAGTCCGGTGCGACCCCACCACAACAACCAATCACTGGCGCATCAAGCTTACTACTATGTTGCTATGAAGTTCAAAGATCTTTATGCATCTCTTACAGCTCGAAAGCTATTTGTGTGGCAAGCCAGGGCAAGAGACCGGGTGACAATTGATGAGGCCTTCAAGTATATAAGGGAGGTTGTCAAGTGGGACGACGAGAGGGAAGAAAATTTCTACGGCGGGGAAGGGGATTCATTTTACAGTACGACAGATGTGAGCTCCTCGCCCTTTGTCAGACAAGAATGAAATAATAAACTAATCTAGATATGATTGGGATTGTAGAtagggagaagagagaggagatGATTATCGAATAAACCCTGTTTTTGGAAGTTTTTCGCCATCAAAGCTCAATGCGTTATGGTGCTGTTTGAGCATTTGAGCTGGAAGTCATCTGATTTGACCATCCCAAGTGTATATTAAGGCTGTAAGTTTTCACAGGTGGACAAGAACGATGAAATTTTTATGTTGAATTTGATCCCAACTTCATGTACTTCTGTATAACCACTTCTGCCATGTTACAAATGAGCAGGGTGTCTTCTATCTTATTGTACTTGATACTGTTGTAATACATGTAGGAGATTGCTTGTATCTTTGCTTCAGAGGCACTTTTCCAGGTCCATACAATTATTATATTTCAGTGTGTTCAACAAGTCACAAATGCCTATATCTGGTAACGGATTTGTTATCCATGATGCTTCATTACTCATGAGGTGGCTTATGTAGTTATTAAGAGCTGGTTCATTGGAAGTCTCAACATAAAACATGGTGTTTATATTTAAGGGGTGTAAAATTTTGGAGATTAGCTTGTCTATAACCTCCATTTCACCTCAAAATTTGATACAAATTGTGGTCCATGTTAATATTTGTCTGAGTTGATTTTCACTTCAGTAGAAATGAGCATTGAGGATGATGAATCTCGAATGTCTTTTCATCACCTCGCTAATCTGCATGAGGTGCCTAAAGCTCAGTTCTTGTCCGAGTTtgcatgaaatgcttatattgttcaagggaaaaaaaacttgATTTTACCTCTTATTGTCTAAATCATGACCACCCGAAAggcatatcttttgtatagaaTTAGGGGCCTTTGCTCCAAGTGTAAAGGTTAGTTGATGATTAATATATGGCTAATAtcgtttcggaaaaaaaaaaaaaggcatatcAAGAAAACTGCGCTTTATCCTTATCCTTCTTTAATCTTGAAATGCCCAACTACCAAAGTCGTGATTTTTTGCTATTTTATCGTAGAAATGGCAGCAAATCGAGCACCCTCTGAAATTTCTGTTACCAAACTCTAATCTacgtatttatatattttatcaaACCCTATCGAATAACCCTACGGGTTATAATTTTCACAACCAAACCTTCTCACTTGCAGGTTCGGATTATCCATCGGATACCTTTTAACCTCTAAGCTTAatagctcaaaaaaaaattaaccttTATCAAACAAAAATCATTACTTATATCATGTTAAATTGAGTTTTAAACTTGGGTAAAGCCATCGAAGTTGCATCGGAAAAATCCAACATTTAGTGAAAATTTTCCCATCAACTTATTTGTCAAAGTTagattaataaaaaattttctctttttctagaAGAATGGGGATAAGACCTTTAGTTAATAGTTATTTTAATCAAAgggttgaataaaaaaaaactaatagatTAAATCTTTGAAATCCTTTGCAATAGCTTTtgtactttttattttattttataggaATTACTTTAATTTTAAAGATTCACCAGATATTTTCTTTTGTCAACATTTAATGAAGGGTTAAATTaacattcttttgtttttttaatcaTAATTGTCTTAATTGTGTTGGATTAGAGTTGTATCTTATTGGATTATAAAATTAAGAAATGCAATATCAGACTATAAAATtggaacatatatatatatatatatatatggatccTGTTACCAAATCCTATCAAAGTACCCGATTACCCGTCGATGACCAAATTTTAAAGGATAACCCATTGATTGAATAATCGGATTAACCATCGGGTTGGACACTCACGGCTGGTTGGGATTTCCCTAGCATTTGTCATCCTTATTTCAACATATTTAATCCTGAATCGCCCTTACTACCGAAGCTATGAGTTTTAGCTTGCCGAATCAGGACACGCCTTCTTTCTCGATTCTCCAAATCGTTATTTTACCAGTAAAACTACTACCTGGAAGGCGTGATTATTAAGTGTACAAACTGACACTTCCGTGGAAAAAGCGTGGTTTATGTACTATCTCGAAGTTGTGCCTTCTTTTCGCCCCCTTACCCTTACACTTCAAGGCGTGATGGCGCCTTCTAACTCTAATTTCCCTCCACTTTCTACAAAAGCTCCAATTGGCCCCCCGCCCATATTACAAAATCACCAGAAAAATGGATCAAGCCGACCCGAAATCCAGCGACCTCCTCCGCCTTCCACCGCCCGCCGCCGCCTCCAAAGCCCGCCCCAAACGCTTTGTAAAAAACCAAATTCCGGACTCAATCCTGAACGACGCCGCTCTGAACTCTGCCATCTCCGTCTTACCATCCAACTACAATTTCGAAATCCACAAGTGCGTGTGGCGCGTTCGCTCCTCAGCCGCAAAGCGCGTTGCCCTCCAGTTCCCGGAAGGCCTTCTCATGTACTCTCTTATCATCTCCGATATCCTCCAGACCTTTACTTCCGTCACCCACTGCTTCGTCCTTGGTGACGTCACATACGGCGCGTGCTGCGTCGACGACCTCTCAGCCGCCGCTCTCTCCGCCGACCTGTTAATCCACTTCGGTCATAGTTGCCTTGTTCCCATTGATTTTACTGCTATTCCTTGCTTATATATATTCGTTGAGATATTTATTGATAGTAATAAATTGTTTAATCAAATAAAGCTGAATTTTTCGAGttctgaaaatttcagctttatttTAGCTGGGACCATACAATTTTCCCATGCTATTAGGGCTGTAAAGCCCGAGTTGgagaaattagggtttagggttttagttccccaGGCAAAACCCCTGTCCGCTGGGGAAGTACTGGGGTGCACTGCCCCTAGTGTGAGTATCAATAAAGAATTCACCCGTGTTGAGAGGGagggaaaggaggaaaatgaggAGGTTATAATATTTGTGGCGGATGGGAGGTTTCATTTGGAGGCGTTTATGATAGCAAATCCTGGGGTTAAAACATTTAGGTATGATCCGTTTTTGGGGAAGTTGTTTTTGGAGGAGTATGATTATGATGGAATGAAGGAGGAGAGAAGGAGGGCGATTGAGAGGGCAAGAGGGGCTAAGAATTGGGGGCTTGTGTTGGGGACGTTGGGGAGGCAAGGGAATCCGAGGATTTTGGAGAGGCTGGAAGGGAAGATGACGGAGAAAGGTTTGGATTGGATGGTGGTTTTGATGTCTGAGTTATCTCCTCAAAGGATTGCATTGTTTGAGGACTCAGTGGATGCTTGGGTTCAAATTGCTTGTCCAAGGTTGTCAATTGATTGGGGGGATGCATTTGGGAAGCCGCTTTTGACTACTTTTGAAGCAGAGATTGCTCTTGGTGATTTACCAGGGTGGTGGGAGAGGAAATCAAAGGCTGGTGTGGAGTTGAGTTGCAGCAGTGGATCAGAGCGTTCTGAGAATAAATCATGTTGTGCGAGTAATAGTGGAGATAGGAAGGAGAAGGATGAGGTTGTTGTGGATTATCCCATGGATTACTATGCTCAGGATGGTGGAGAATGGAATTCTTGTTACACTAAGAAGCCAACTCGCAATCTGCGTAAAAATTTACAGGCTGCTACTTACACTGCCAGTACCTGAATATCCAATAAATTGACAGTACATTCCACATATTGCCTTGAAGGTGACTTGACATCCCATGAAGCCATGAAATGCATAAAATCGTTGAAAGCTATTCTATGTGAGTATCATAAGCATGCTATTGCCTTAAGACATTGTTTTATGTTTCTGTTGGTTGTATCTCTATGGCTTCAATATAAGCTTGTCGGTTTTACTATTGTAGTTACCATAGGCACAGAAATGTCAACCTTATTTTTTccccccttcttttttttttgttttttggtttccTTGTGTCTATAAATTGGAAAAGGTTGGGATGATGCTGCGTTCCAAAGTCGTTCACTTGCTTTTCTGAATACCATTATTTTatgttgtaaatgttccttgaacaCTTGATACTCTTGTTTGGTTTCATGTTTAAAGTTAAATTACGAATTGCATTTGATTGATGGGATCTCTTTTGAACTTCTTGACAGCTATATTGTGTTTAACTGTGTATATAAGCATTTTGGCTGTCATGGAGTAATATGTGTGTGTGATGCAAAATATGCAGGCTTTTTGGAGTGCTTCCTGGCATTTGCAGGCATGACGGCTGGCCACTCTAGTTCTTCATTTTTGAACTTTGTGAGCGAGTGGGGCAATGTTTCCTCTTTCTTGCTGTTGCTTGTGGATCTCTTGCTAAATGGGTTTGGAATGATCTTACTGTTTTCTGGCCGTCATGGTTCCTGCAACTTGCTGGAGGTAATGTGACACCAGGCAGTCTGGTTGATGTGTATCATCTGGCTCGCAATGTACTTCAAGCATATAGGGAAGGGATGAGACAGGATGCTGGTGTTATGGTTTCGATGCAAAAGTTAAAGAGTTCTTCAGACACGCAAAAGTTTTTTCTCTGGAAGGTCTGCTGTTTTTGTGGAATGTTAGGAGTGACATGATTGAATTCTCCATCGTTAATGGGGCCTATGCTTTGAGCCTAGTTTTCTTTTGGCTGGCTTTTGTGTTCTTCAGTCTTCACTTTTCTGTCTTGCTTTTGGGCTTTGGCTGCTGGTCGTGTGTCTTTGGTgactatataaaaaataaattcttGCCACTTCCCAAATTTCTCGTCAGTTTCCTGATAGCCTGGATCTATTTTTATTGAGTGGCTGTTAGTATTTTgttctttgattttgtttttaaataaccTGAAAATATAGAACAAAATGTCAAAAGCAAGTATGTTTTCTTTGGTCTAATTTCCGGGACTTGCAGCTACAAAAATTAGTTATGCCCAAACAAGAGAGGGTAGATATGTTTTCTACTTTCTGATTTTCAACGTTCTTGTTTTGCTCTAAAAGTTGAAAGTAGTAAATAATTAATAGGACAGTAAATCAAAGTAATGAACTCGTTTGCAACCACACGAAAGAAAGATCTGGTTTGGTAAACATAAACTCGATTTAGCACTCATTTTAATTCTGCTATCATGCAAGTAGTTAACTCTCTCTATTGTTCAGACGATCTGAAAcaaaaaattgtttttcttGGTAGGTATTTGTCTTTCAATAAGCATTTCTTTAATCAATTTTCAATGTTCCGTGACAATATCAAATAGGACGAAAGGGAAGCTGGGAGCTAATGGGGCCGGGGATGCATCCCACGGGGGGAGAGGGAGGGGGAATGATTTTCTGCCCCCTTTAGAAACGAGGCAGGGGGGCGGGGGAGTGTACGCTTGCTCACCCCCCGTCCCGCCACccacttaaaaaaataaataaatatttttatatataatatttaatttaattaattacaaatttatttgtgtcaaaagtgaaaacgtaaCTACTTtaattgtatttatttcattatattgaattgtattcaaataacttttgtttgattatttttataagttttaattgtaaaattataatgaataataatttagtgttgtgttgatattttattacttgattatttgctaaaatataATTACAATAAAATTGTGTAACAAATTTTATCAGCCTTGTGAGGGCATCCACGAGAGAAGTGGGATGGGGGGCGAGAAGAATTTGTAGGCAACGGAACGGGGGACGGGGACCCCATCCCATTGCCATGCTTAATTATTATCAGCATCTTGCCATTTTTAATCAATTGTCCACTCAATTattcacaccaaaaaaaaaaaaagagaaatctcATCGAAGGCtgcttctttcttttatttcataGGATCCGCCCTCAATTCCTGCCACCTCCATTGCCATCAAACCTTCCTCTCTTTCTTGGCCATCAGCAGCCACAAAACGACCAACCACACTGGTTTTGTGTTGCTGCCGCCGCCACCATCTTAGCATCCACCAAACCATTCGGTTGATTTGATTTGTACCACAACGTTTAGCCACCAGCACACGCTAAGaatagaaaatgcattttgtccAGTCAAAGCCAAATATACGTGACTgaaattgtgaaaaaaaaatgtttggaAAAGTACTTTTGGATAAAAGAACAGGTATTAAGATTATCCATCAATGTATCTTGCCCCCGTCATGTCATTAGAATGATATGAAATCCACGGTACAGAAAAACAGAGGGAAAAACAATACATTGCCAACAAAATGTGATAAACTGAACATGTAAAGCGGGGTAACAGGCCCAGACAACTAAAAAAATCCATCTTCTTTCATTTCCCAGCTGGAACATTAGCTTGTTTAGGGCACTATGTTACAGAAAATTGAGGTCAGGACCTAAACTTAAGCAGCAACTAAATCAGGTGTTTCTGCCTCAACAGATACCAAAGCAGTATGTACTTTTCCCACCCAATTATCCAGCCGGTCCCGCAAAGATTTGATCTGAGGGATCCCTAGAACTCTTGGTTGCACCCAGGTAACATGGACTAGTCCATCAACTTGATCAATGACTCCCTCAATTAAATGAACCTACAAATCATattgaaaacatttcaaaactcttttgaaaaacttcagAAAAACAAATAACATATAACAAGAGGCAGAAGCGATTCAAATACATGGAAAAGTTGAATGACCATTTTAAACCAAAACTACACCATATGCCCACACCCCctagaaaatatgaaaaaaaccCTCTTCGTCCAGGAGACGAGGACCCGGGTGGAGGGATTTTACTGGAAattcattgaatttaaatttccaAAGAGTCATCAAGACAAATACATGTGAGATATGTAGCGTAAGAAAGATGCGAGAGGGGAGGACAAAAAGAACTCAACAACATGAAAGAAACTAGCTACAATATTAACATATCTGAAATGCACATGCAAGTGAAATATTCCTGCAGATACAACTCCTACCATATGGAGATCATCTGTATTCCCAACTTATGCATCCAATAAATGGGACATGGAACAGAATACCATACAACCAATCAATCAGTAATTCCATATCAATAAAAATTGGTATCAGCCCGTGGCGAAACCAAAAGTGTAATTCAGACAACCTTAGACGACAGTTTCATCTCCAACAGATGTTTACATttaaaagaaatctgaaaattGAATGGAGGAAAGATATGATATCAACTTATGCGATCAAGTAACCCAAATTCGGTCCTTCATATGGCAAGCATATAAACAATTTAGCCTCATAACTGAAACAATTATGATAAAACCAATACTTAAACTGGAAGAGGACGATGTAACTAAAAAGCAAAATCAATTACTGCTATCCATGCTTTGTCCAACAAACTTAAAAGGGAAGGGCAGGGAAGGGAGAATACATGCAGCAgataaaatgaattttcaataTTCAATGAACATCTGTGCTACTGACGGAAGAAAAGCAAGACTCCAGGTCTACTAAGTTTAGCAAGAAGGATAAGCTTACAGAGAGGCTCTTCATCAGGAGAAACTCCACATCTTCTACAGAAAGTTTTGTGCGCTCAGCAATCAGACTTAAGGGGATCGTTCTGTCTTCAGATGGTCGACTGCAGGCAAAGACAAATGTTTAGTTGATCTGTGAACTcaattccagaatttttgcTAGATATATAGCAAACAGTTATACCTGAAGATTATTTCCATCAAGCAGAGAATGTTAATCTTCTCCATGAGTTTTTTCTCATTCTGCACCAGTGCTGGTTGAGAACTAAGAGCAGCTCTATGAACGTTGCATAATTCTTGATAACGAACCAAATCACCAGTGTTGAATGCTTCAAGGATATAATACAGCCACTCAACCTTAGTACCCAAAAGACTTTTGATCTGTAGAAGGGAAATGATGAATTAGCCCGGTAAGGGCATAAGTGCTCTTAAATTTACAAGAGCAAAGAATAAGCAGCATTCACTTGCCCATCTTGTGTTGGGTTGCTTAACTTTAAACAACTATAACATTTAAAAAAAGACAACAAAACTGTGAAAGCATGGATCATGATCATAAGCACTTTTAGCAGATTTAGATACGGAACAACAAAAGAATTCCAACAGAAACCCCCAAAAAATAATT
It includes:
- the LOC113702757 gene encoding uncharacterized protein, which encodes MDQADPKSSDLLRLPPPAAASKARPKRFVKNQIPDSILNDAALNSAISVLPSNYNFEIHKCVWRVRSSAAKRVALQFPEGLLMYSLIISDILQTFTSVTHCFVLGDVTYGACCVDDLSAAALSADLLIHFGHSCLVPIDFTAIPCLYIFVEIFIDSNKLFNQIKLNFSSSENFSFILAGTIQFSHAIRAVKPELEKLGFRVLVPQAKPLSAGEVLGCTAPSVSINKEFTRVEREGKEENEEVIIFVADGRFHLEAFMIANPGVKTFRYDPFLGKLFLEEYDYDGMKEERRRAIERARGAKNWGLVLGTLGRQGNPRILERLEGKMTEKGLDWMVVLMSELSPQRIALFEDSVDAWVQIACPRLSIDWGDAFGKPLLTTFEAEIALGDLPGWWERKSKAGVELSCSSGSERSENKSCCASNSGDRKEKDEVVVDYPMDYYAQDGGEWNSCYTKKPTRNLRKNLQAATYTAST